In bacterium, the genomic stretch AGCAATATCAGATGGAATATTTATCTTGCGTTCATGCAGCGCATGAATTACACCACATGCCATCTCATCATTCGTAAATACCGCATCAAATTTAATTCCTTTATCAATAATCGAAGAGATCCTCTCATATGCAGCTTGTGTGGTAAAATCAGTCTCTAAAATAAGACTCTCATCAACTGCAATGCTGGATTGTCTGAGTATTTCTCTGTATCCTTGCTCAATTTCACGAGAA encodes the following:
- a CDS encoding substrate-binding domain-containing protein, which gives rise to SREIEQGYREILRQSSIAVDESLILETDFTTQAAYERISSIIDKGIKFDAVFTNDEMACGVIHALHERKINIPSDIAVAGCDGLPVGMHIMPRLTTVILDYQRLGRTAVEHLLDNREKTSSPCRIKLVPVLKVRESTVNSQKER